One genomic region from bacterium encodes:
- a CDS encoding methylamine utilization protein MauE, with protein sequence MSGDSPMLAMDPAFAWIARLGLALLFGAAARHKLSDPRAFLATLRDYRIVPASLVKISALVIAASEIAAIGLLLLPGLGLGPLLAIGLLAVYSLAIALNLLRGRRHIDCGCLGPAHRQELSGWLLVRNSLLGTGSLVLLAAESARTLSWIDALSIGGGLCMLILLWNAAHQLGSVPSSFRTPESSS encoded by the coding sequence ATGTCCGGAGATTCCCCGATGCTCGCCATGGATCCCGCCTTCGCCTGGATTGCCCGTCTGGGGCTCGCTCTCTTGTTTGGCGCTGCGGCGCGCCACAAGCTGAGCGATCCGAGGGCATTTCTGGCCACCTTGCGCGACTATCGAATCGTACCCGCGTCCCTGGTGAAGATCTCCGCTCTGGTCATCGCCGCGAGCGAGATCGCCGCCATCGGCCTGCTCTTGCTTCCCGGCCTGGGGCTCGGACCGCTATTGGCGATCGGCTTGCTCGCCGTCTACTCGCTCGCGATTGCGCTGAATCTCCTGCGCGGTCGCCGCCATATCGATTGTGGATGTCTGGGGCCCGCTCACCGGCAAGAGCTTTCTGGCTGGTTGCTCGTGCGCAACTCGCTACTCGGCACCGGCTCCCTGGTTCTCCTGGCGGCCGAAAGCGCACGAACTCTGTCGTGGATCGATGCCTTGTCGATCGGCGGCGGCCTCTGCATGCTCATCTTGCTGTGGAACGCGGCCCACCAACTCGGTTCGGTGCCGTCCTCGTTCCGGACACCGGAGAGTTCTTCATGA
- the mauD gene encoding methylamine dehydrogenase accessory protein MauD, with amino-acid sequence MSEALFVSNILLWIALLALGVLVLALTRQIGLLHERLAPVGALATQHGPEVGEPAPELRLSDLSGRPVAIGGASPATRTLLFFLSPTCPVCKPLLPTLHRVVADEAPGLRLILASDGEPEEHHAFRREWNLEDELYVLSTELGLRFAVAKLPTAILIDETGIVRAKGMVNTREHLESLFAADELGVASLQAFAEREGRLGSVAPAGGIS; translated from the coding sequence ATGAGCGAAGCCCTTTTCGTTTCCAATATCCTTCTCTGGATCGCGTTGCTCGCACTGGGCGTTCTCGTGCTGGCACTCACCCGTCAGATCGGACTGCTGCACGAGCGGCTCGCCCCTGTGGGTGCTCTGGCGACCCAGCACGGACCGGAAGTAGGGGAGCCAGCGCCGGAGTTGCGTCTTTCGGATCTCTCCGGTCGGCCCGTCGCGATCGGGGGAGCATCTCCGGCGACGCGGACCCTTCTCTTCTTTCTGTCTCCGACCTGTCCGGTGTGCAAGCCGCTGCTACCCACCTTGCATCGCGTGGTCGCCGACGAGGCGCCCGGGCTGCGCCTGATCCTGGCCAGCGACGGCGAACCCGAAGAACACCACGCGTTTCGCCGCGAGTGGAATCTGGAAGACGAACTCTACGTGCTCTCGACTGAACTCGGTCTGCGCTTCGCGGTGGCCAAACTTCCGACCGCCATACTGATCGACGAAACCGGGATCGTGCGCGCGAAGGGCATGGTCAATACACGCGAGCATCTCGAGAGCCTGTTCGCCGCTGACGAACTCGGCGTCGCATCTCTTCAGGCGTTTGCAGAACGCGAGGGCCGACTCGGCTCCGTCGCACCTGCCGGGGGGATCTCGTGA
- a CDS encoding methylamine dehydrogenase (amicyanin) light chain, translated as MSRLDRWMEQSARQLARGAGRRSFLASTGRLLLGAVGISAVPILPIARAAGGSARVPAPNEDIEGPEGDPKSCEYWRHCAIDGFLCGCCGGSATSCPPGTEISPVTWVGTCRNPADGKDYLISYNDCCGKTFCGRCACNRNEGDRPEYHWYRSNDINWCAGTESQAYHCSTAIVIGQATEPQPEK; from the coding sequence GTGAGCCGACTCGATCGCTGGATGGAACAGTCCGCCCGTCAGCTGGCTCGCGGCGCCGGCCGCCGCAGTTTCTTGGCGAGCACGGGTCGACTCCTGCTCGGGGCCGTCGGCATTTCTGCAGTTCCCATCTTGCCGATTGCGCGCGCCGCAGGTGGGTCGGCGCGGGTACCGGCACCGAATGAAGACATCGAAGGTCCCGAGGGCGATCCGAAGTCGTGTGAGTACTGGCGCCACTGTGCGATCGACGGGTTTCTGTGCGGTTGTTGCGGAGGCAGCGCCACGAGTTGTCCGCCCGGAACCGAGATCAGCCCCGTCACCTGGGTGGGCACCTGTCGAAATCCCGCGGATGGCAAGGACTATCTGATCTCGTACAACGATTGCTGTGGCAAGACGTTCTGTGGACGTTGTGCGTGCAATCGCAACGAAGGCGATCGTCCGGAGTATCACTGGTACCGCTCCAATGACATCAACTGGTGCGCCGGAACGGAGTCTCAGGCCTATCATTGTTCGACTGCGATCGTGATCGGACAGGCGACGGAGCCTCAACCGGAGAAATGA
- a CDS encoding cytochrome c: protein MKPRLRFWILLSMLVFAAHATAQEPAKGDAAQDYLLHCSACHRADGTGTEGIMPTLHGLGAVLAADGGRTYLARVPGVAQAPLSDARVARLLNWVLRNFSGVDVQPPYRSNEVAELRRSPLRDPIAARAALGVD from the coding sequence ATGAAGCCGCGTCTCCGGTTCTGGATTCTACTTTCGATGCTCGTCTTCGCTGCGCACGCGACCGCACAGGAACCGGCAAAGGGCGACGCGGCGCAAGACTATCTGCTGCACTGCTCCGCCTGTCACCGGGCCGATGGAACGGGAACCGAGGGCATCATGCCGACGCTACACGGTCTGGGAGCGGTGCTCGCGGCAGACGGGGGTCGGACCTACCTGGCCCGGGTTCCAGGCGTTGCCCAGGCTCCGCTTTCCGATGCGCGCGTCGCGCGTCTGCTCAACTGGGTTCTGCGGAATTTCTCGGGCGTCGATGTGCAGCCTCCCTATCGCTCAAACGAGGTCGCCGAGCTGCGCAGATCACCGCTGCGCGACCCGATCGCCGCCAGAGCGGCCCTGGGAGTCGATTAA
- a CDS encoding HAD-IB family hydrolase, producing the protein MSLHERLTEEIRTGPSGPKVGAFFDLDQTLLAGFSATAFFRERLLSGRMAPREIAESLLGALSFAVGRTGFSGMMSATTAAYRGLAESALEEVGEEVFQKHLATQIYPESRALVEAHQDMGHTIAIISSATRYQAEPLARDMGIQHVLCTQLVVENGAFTGEVVHPACYGEGKAEAARSIAAQKDLDLDQSYFYTDSHEDLPLLRIVGRPRPLNPNRALSQIAKERQWPVRRFTSRGLPGVGDLLRTGLAYASLAPSLWAGVGAGLVNGSLREAINVSGSLWGDLATSLGGIDLRIEGEEHLWSQRPAVFIFNHQSALDALLMIKMLRRDITGVGKKEIRKNPVFGPLFGAAGVVFVDRANSTKAIEALEPAVDALREGRSLVISPEGTRSPTPRLGRFKKGAFHMAMQAGVPIVPVVFRNVLDALPRDALVVHPATIEAVVLPPVDTMDWKIEHLDEEIAAIRGRYLEILHQQSAR; encoded by the coding sequence ATGAGCCTCCACGAGCGTCTGACAGAGGAGATTCGCACTGGACCTTCGGGCCCGAAGGTGGGGGCGTTTTTCGATCTGGACCAGACGTTGCTCGCGGGTTTTTCGGCCACGGCCTTCTTCCGCGAGCGCCTGCTATCCGGACGTATGGCACCGCGCGAGATTGCGGAGTCTCTGCTAGGCGCGCTCTCGTTTGCCGTGGGCAGGACGGGATTTTCGGGGATGATGTCCGCAACCACGGCCGCCTATCGGGGCCTGGCGGAGTCCGCGCTCGAAGAGGTCGGCGAGGAGGTGTTCCAGAAACATCTCGCCACGCAGATCTACCCGGAATCGCGCGCGCTGGTCGAAGCGCATCAGGACATGGGGCATACGATCGCGATCATCTCTTCGGCCACGCGCTATCAGGCCGAACCACTGGCGAGGGACATGGGAATTCAGCACGTGCTGTGCACGCAGCTGGTGGTTGAAAACGGTGCGTTTACCGGCGAAGTGGTTCATCCCGCCTGCTATGGCGAGGGCAAGGCCGAGGCCGCTCGGAGTATCGCAGCCCAAAAGGATCTGGATCTGGACCAGAGCTACTTCTACACCGACAGCCACGAGGACTTGCCTCTGCTGCGGATCGTTGGTCGTCCTCGACCGCTCAATCCGAATCGCGCGCTCTCCCAGATCGCAAAGGAGCGGCAGTGGCCGGTGCGGCGCTTTACCAGTCGCGGTCTTCCCGGCGTCGGTGATCTGCTTCGCACGGGCCTGGCCTATGCGAGCCTGGCGCCCTCGCTCTGGGCGGGAGTTGGCGCAGGTCTGGTCAACGGTTCGCTTCGCGAGGCCATCAATGTTTCGGGTTCGTTATGGGGTGATCTGGCGACTTCGCTCGGCGGCATCGATCTTCGCATCGAAGGTGAAGAACACCTCTGGTCGCAGCGCCCCGCGGTCTTCATCTTCAATCACCAGAGTGCGCTCGATGCGCTCCTGATGATCAAGATGCTGCGCCGCGACATCACGGGTGTGGGCAAGAAGGAGATTCGCAAGAACCCGGTCTTCGGCCCGCTCTTCGGGGCGGCGGGTGTGGTCTTCGTCGATCGCGCCAACTCGACCAAGGCAATCGAAGCGCTCGAGCCGGCGGTCGATGCGTTGCGCGAGGGTCGTTCGTTGGTGATCTCGCCCGAGGGTACGCGTTCGCCGACGCCGCGCCTCGGCCGATTCAAAAAGGGTGCGTTTCACATGGCCATGCAGGCCGGTGTGCCGATCGTTCCCGTGGTGTTCCGCAACGTGCTCGACGCGCTGCCCCGAGACGCGCTCGTGGTTCACCCCGCGACGATCGAAGCTGTGGTGCTCCCACCGGTCGACACCATGGACTGGAAGATCGAGCACCTCGACGAGGAGATCGCCGCCATCCGCGGGCGCTATCTCGAGATCCTCCACCAGCAGTCCGCTCGCTAG
- a CDS encoding TetR/AcrR family transcriptional regulator, producing MNTRNQSSPSTGRPRSDEAHQSILDATLGLLSEVGFSAITVEGIAARAGVGKATIYRRWPSKLPLVVEAFGQLPGFEDVDTGDLAEDLKKMLRTYLQAFNTTALAAVLPSLAGERAHNPELSQLFDPVSKDRRQPLLRVFERAVQRGEVPGDLDIELAADLVVGPIAVTLYSKGGKLHPRMVSPIVDLALAGIKRS from the coding sequence GTGAACACCCGGAACCAGAGCAGTCCCAGTACCGGTCGTCCCCGGAGCGACGAAGCCCACCAGTCGATTCTCGACGCGACTCTCGGCCTGCTGAGCGAAGTCGGTTTTTCGGCGATCACCGTCGAGGGTATCGCCGCGCGCGCCGGTGTGGGCAAAGCCACGATCTATCGGCGCTGGCCTTCCAAGCTGCCGCTGGTGGTCGAGGCGTTCGGTCAGCTTCCGGGTTTCGAAGACGTCGATACGGGTGACCTCGCCGAAGACCTGAAGAAGATGCTGCGCACGTATCTGCAGGCCTTCAATACGACGGCGCTGGCGGCGGTGCTGCCGAGTCTCGCGGGCGAGCGCGCGCACAACCCCGAGCTTTCGCAACTCTTCGATCCGGTGAGCAAAGATCGTCGCCAGCCGTTGTTACGCGTATTCGAGCGCGCGGTACAGCGCGGAGAGGTTCCCGGCGATCTCGATATCGAACTGGCTGCGGATCTGGTCGTGGGTCCGATCGCGGTCACCCTCTACTCCAAGGGTGGCAAGCTGCACCCGCGCATGGTTAGCCCGATCGTCGACCTGGCGCTTGCCGGGATCAAACGCAGCTGA
- a CDS encoding AMP-binding protein translates to MIEAGNLWQLIERRAAATPETVFAIDEEDRSLDFAAYRAAAERCAAGLLKHGVREGTAVSWMLPTWIESLVLVGALARLGAVQNPILPIYREREVGFITRQTGAELLIVPPHWRGFDYPGLAHALAQERSGLEVLISDHSLPEADPASLPPAPLATSADDAPVRWIFYTSGTTADPKGAQHTDLTLMSSARGMSQALQLEPDDRVALVFPFTHVGGIGWLFAGFLSGCAHILVQAFDPKTSIGVLARNGVTQATAGTAFHQAYLATQREAGAERVFPRVRSFPGGGAPKPPQLHYDLKTELGGVGIVSGYGMTECPILAMNSVDDPDDKLANTEGRASPAEVEIRVVRGDASLAGPNTEGELRVRGPQLFRGYLDAALNDSAFDEDGFFRTGDLGQLDEDGFVVITGRLKDVIIRKGENISAREVEDLLYSHPKIADVGVIGLPDPNTGERCCAVVSCSDASDPLDFAEMVAFLKERGLMLQKIPEQLELIAELPRNPTGKILKDELRKRYS, encoded by the coding sequence ATGATCGAAGCCGGAAATCTCTGGCAGTTGATCGAGCGCCGGGCGGCCGCGACACCCGAGACCGTTTTCGCAATCGACGAGGAAGACCGCAGCCTCGACTTCGCCGCCTATCGAGCGGCGGCCGAACGCTGCGCGGCCGGCCTTCTGAAGCACGGCGTGCGCGAGGGAACGGCCGTGTCGTGGATGCTGCCGACCTGGATCGAATCGCTGGTACTCGTCGGCGCGCTCGCCCGCCTGGGTGCGGTGCAGAACCCCATCCTGCCGATCTACCGGGAGCGCGAGGTCGGTTTCATCACCCGCCAGACCGGTGCCGAGCTATTGATCGTGCCGCCGCACTGGCGCGGGTTCGACTATCCCGGCCTGGCCCATGCGCTGGCGCAAGAGCGCTCGGGTCTCGAGGTCCTGATCTCGGATCACTCTCTGCCCGAAGCCGATCCCGCGAGCCTGCCCCCTGCCCCCCTCGCCACCTCGGCCGATGACGCGCCGGTGCGCTGGATCTTCTACACCTCGGGAACCACGGCGGACCCCAAGGGCGCGCAACACACCGACCTGACGCTGATGAGTTCTGCGCGAGGCATGAGTCAAGCGTTACAACTCGAACCCGATGATCGCGTGGCGTTGGTCTTTCCGTTCACCCACGTCGGCGGGATTGGCTGGCTATTCGCGGGATTTCTTTCCGGCTGCGCGCACATCCTCGTACAGGCCTTCGATCCAAAGACCAGTATCGGCGTGCTGGCTCGAAACGGCGTCACGCAGGCCACGGCCGGTACCGCATTCCATCAGGCCTACCTGGCTACACAACGCGAAGCCGGCGCGGAACGAGTTTTCCCGCGTGTGCGCAGTTTTCCCGGCGGTGGAGCTCCCAAGCCGCCGCAACTGCACTACGACCTGAAAACCGAACTCGGCGGAGTGGGCATCGTATCGGGGTACGGCATGACGGAGTGTCCGATCCTGGCCATGAACTCGGTGGACGATCCCGATGACAAACTCGCGAACACAGAGGGACGAGCCAGTCCGGCCGAAGTCGAGATCCGCGTGGTGCGCGGCGACGCGAGTCTGGCCGGTCCGAACACCGAAGGCGAGCTACGCGTACGCGGCCCCCAACTCTTCCGCGGCTATCTGGATGCCGCCCTGAACGATTCCGCCTTCGACGAAGATGGCTTCTTCCGCACGGGCGACCTCGGACAGCTGGACGAGGACGGCTTCGTCGTGATCACGGGACGACTCAAGGACGTGATCATCCGCAAGGGCGAGAACATCAGCGCCAGGGAAGTCGAAGACCTGCTCTACAGCCACCCAAAGATCGCCGATGTGGGTGTGATCGGATTGCCAGACCCCAACACTGGAGAGCGTTGCTGCGCCGTCGTCTCTTGCAGCGATGCAAGCGATCCTCTGGATTTCGCAGAGATGGTCGCGTTCTTGAAGGAGCGCGGTCTCATGCTGCAGAAGATCCCCGAGCAACTCGAACTCATCGCTGAACTGCCGCGCAACCCGACGGGAAAGATCCTGAAAGACGAGTTGCGCAAACGCTATAGCTGA
- a CDS encoding AMP-binding protein — translation MQEQSIPALILGAAERFASASAIEDGEVELSFNALADASLAAARSFIARGIESGDRVAIWAPNIHGWIIAAVGLQMAGGVLVPLSTRFKGAEAGYILRKSRARLLCTVSDFLDTNYLDLLKSETLPHLEGTIVLRGAASGGTAWSDFLAGGSEVSLERARERALGVSGDDLSDILFTSGTTGKPKGVMTTHAQTLRTFDVWSRVVGIREGDRYLVINPFFHSFGYKAGWVSSILRGATCVPHLVFDADAVLARIEPERISVLPGPPAIYQSMLANPNLAKYDTSCLRLAVTGAAPVPVELVHRMREELGFETVVTAYGLTETCGVVSICLPDDDAETISTTSGCAIPDVEVRCVDPEGAEVARGEPGEVLVRGYNVMRGYFEEEEETNTTIDADGWLHTGDIAIMNERGYLTITDRIKDMFIMGGFNCYPAEIESLLFGSGLVAQAAVIGIPDERMGEVGMAFAVPAPGKQVSADEIVEWCRANMANYKVPRRVQIVAELPTNASGKVTKFVLREEAQKLLAR, via the coding sequence ATGCAAGAACAGAGTATTCCGGCGTTGATCCTCGGAGCGGCGGAGCGATTCGCTTCGGCTTCCGCAATCGAAGACGGCGAAGTCGAGCTCAGCTTCAACGCCCTGGCTGACGCGTCGCTTGCCGCCGCGCGCAGTTTCATCGCCCGCGGCATCGAGTCGGGCGATCGCGTCGCGATCTGGGCGCCCAATATCCACGGGTGGATCATCGCAGCGGTCGGTTTGCAGATGGCCGGCGGTGTGCTCGTGCCCTTGAGCACTCGCTTCAAAGGAGCGGAAGCCGGGTACATCCTGCGCAAGAGCCGCGCCCGCCTGCTCTGCACGGTCAGTGACTTCCTCGATACGAACTACCTCGATCTTCTGAAGTCCGAAACACTTCCGCACCTCGAAGGCACCATCGTCCTGCGGGGCGCGGCATCGGGAGGCACGGCCTGGAGCGACTTCCTGGCCGGGGGTTCCGAGGTTTCGCTGGAGCGGGCACGCGAACGAGCGCTCGGTGTGTCCGGCGACGATCTGTCCGACATCCTTTTCACTTCGGGTACGACGGGAAAACCCAAGGGCGTGATGACGACTCACGCTCAGACGCTGCGCACCTTCGACGTGTGGAGCCGCGTCGTGGGCATTCGCGAAGGCGATCGCTACCTGGTCATCAATCCGTTCTTTCACAGCTTTGGCTACAAGGCCGGCTGGGTTTCGTCGATCCTGCGCGGAGCGACCTGTGTTCCGCATCTGGTTTTCGATGCCGATGCCGTCCTGGCGCGCATCGAACCGGAACGGATCAGTGTGCTACCCGGACCGCCGGCCATCTACCAGTCGATGCTCGCGAACCCCAATCTCGCGAAGTACGACACTTCTTGCTTGCGTCTGGCCGTAACGGGAGCGGCACCCGTGCCCGTCGAACTCGTGCATCGCATGCGCGAGGAACTGGGTTTTGAGACGGTGGTCACAGCCTACGGACTGACTGAGACCTGCGGCGTCGTGAGCATCTGCCTGCCCGACGACGACGCCGAGACGATCTCTACGACCTCGGGTTGCGCAATCCCCGACGTCGAGGTGCGCTGTGTCGACCCCGAAGGCGCAGAAGTGGCGCGAGGCGAGCCGGGTGAAGTCCTGGTGCGCGGTTACAACGTGATGCGCGGCTACTTCGAAGAAGAAGAAGAAACGAACACGACGATCGACGCCGACGGTTGGTTGCACACGGGTGACATCGCCATCATGAACGAGCGCGGTTACCTGACGATCACGGACCGCATCAAGGACATGTTCATCATGGGTGGCTTCAACTGCTACCCAGCCGAGATCGAAAGCCTGCTCTTCGGCAGTGGACTGGTGGCCCAGGCCGCAGTGATCGGAATTCCCGACGAACGCATGGGTGAAGTCGGCATGGCGTTCGCCGTCCCCGCACCGGGAAAGCAGGTGAGTGCGGACGAGATCGTCGAGTGGTGTCGCGCAAACATGGCGAACTACAAAGTGCCGCGGAGGGTGCAGATCGTGGCGGAGTTGCCGACGAACGCCTCGGGGAAGGTCACGAAGTTCGTTCTGCGCGAAGAGGCGCAGAAACTCCTGGCGCGATGA
- a CDS encoding acyl-CoA dehydrogenase, translating to MDIRFSAEDEAFRKEIAAWLAEQLSGEFASVRGRGGPGDEHAMLDERRAWERRLGEAGWTCVGWPQEYGTRGLSLNQQVIYYEEYARAGGPGRVGYIGEGLLGPTLIAFGSDELKRRFLPGIVKGEQIWCQGYSEPNAGSDMANVQTRAYLDTGTDGDEWRINGQKVWTSWAAWADWCFVLCRTDPDAKPKQAGISYLLVPMKQDGVEIRQIVQLTGDSEFSEVFYSDARTAADNIVGEVNGGWKVANGTLAFERGAATLGQQMAFANELQEIIACAKRTGAADDPIMRQRIADAWIGLRIQRFHALRTLSGAENAQLGPEGMITKIFWATWHRNLGKLAMDVLGAESEITEGAPYQLTPLQRMYLFTRSDTLYAGTNQIQRNIISERVLGLPREPH from the coding sequence GTGGACATCCGCTTCTCCGCAGAAGATGAGGCGTTCCGCAAAGAGATCGCCGCCTGGCTGGCCGAACAGCTCAGCGGCGAGTTTGCATCGGTGCGCGGCCGGGGTGGTCCGGGCGATGAGCACGCGATGCTGGACGAGCGCCGCGCCTGGGAGAGGCGTCTCGGTGAAGCGGGTTGGACCTGCGTCGGCTGGCCGCAGGAGTACGGCACCCGCGGTCTGAGTTTGAACCAGCAGGTGATCTACTACGAGGAGTACGCGCGCGCCGGTGGGCCGGGGCGCGTGGGATACATAGGCGAAGGCCTGCTAGGCCCGACCCTGATCGCCTTCGGAAGCGACGAATTGAAGCGGCGTTTCCTGCCGGGCATCGTGAAGGGCGAGCAGATCTGGTGTCAGGGCTACTCCGAGCCGAATGCCGGTTCCGATATGGCCAATGTGCAGACGCGCGCCTACCTGGATACCGGCACGGATGGCGATGAATGGCGGATCAACGGTCAGAAAGTCTGGACGAGTTGGGCGGCCTGGGCCGACTGGTGTTTCGTGTTATGCCGGACCGATCCAGATGCGAAGCCCAAGCAGGCGGGGATCTCCTATCTCCTGGTGCCGATGAAACAGGACGGTGTCGAAATCCGTCAGATCGTCCAGTTGACCGGCGACTCGGAGTTCAGTGAGGTCTTCTACAGCGATGCCCGAACGGCGGCCGACAACATAGTCGGCGAGGTCAACGGCGGTTGGAAGGTGGCCAATGGTACGCTCGCATTCGAGCGCGGTGCGGCCACTCTGGGTCAGCAGATGGCCTTTGCAAACGAACTGCAAGAGATCATCGCGTGCGCAAAGCGCACCGGCGCTGCAGACGATCCGATCATGCGACAGCGCATCGCGGACGCCTGGATCGGACTGCGCATCCAGCGATTCCACGCTCTGCGCACGCTTTCCGGCGCGGAAAACGCGCAACTCGGTCCCGAGGGGATGATTACCAAGATCTTCTGGGCGACCTGGCATCGCAATCTGGGAAAACTGGCGATGGACGTTCTGGGCGCGGAGTCCGAGATCACCGAAGGTGCTCCCTATCAGTTGACGCCGCTTCAGCGCATGTACCTGTTCACGCGCTCCGACACGCTCTACGCCGGAACCAATCAGATTCAGAGAAACATCATCAGCGAGCGGGTGCTGGGCCTGCCGCGCGAACCCCACTAA
- a CDS encoding SDR family oxidoreductase, with protein MSKSVPPYVAGHQLLEGKTVLITAAAGTGIGFATAKRCIEEGARVMISDLHERRLAEAADSLAKIATEAPATCLCNVTVQEEVQGLIESAIAKLGRIDVLMNNAGLGGMADVVDMTDEQWDGVLDVTLNSTFRMTRAVLPHMIERGSGCIVNNASVLGWRAQKGQAHYAAAKAGVMALTRCAALEVADHGVRINAVSPSLATHPYLNKVTPQSLLDELEAREAFGRGAEPWEVANVMVFLASDYSSYMTGEVVSVSSQRA; from the coding sequence ATGAGCAAGTCCGTTCCGCCCTATGTCGCTGGTCATCAGCTTCTCGAGGGAAAGACTGTATTGATCACCGCCGCTGCGGGTACCGGAATCGGTTTCGCAACGGCAAAGCGCTGCATCGAAGAGGGTGCACGCGTGATGATCAGTGATCTCCACGAGCGCCGCCTCGCCGAGGCCGCGGACAGCCTCGCGAAGATCGCAACCGAGGCCCCTGCGACCTGTCTGTGCAATGTGACCGTTCAGGAAGAGGTACAGGGACTGATCGAGTCCGCGATTGCCAAACTCGGCCGGATCGACGTGTTGATGAACAACGCCGGACTCGGCGGCATGGCCGATGTGGTCGATATGACCGATGAGCAATGGGACGGCGTGCTCGACGTGACGCTGAACAGCACCTTCCGGATGACCCGCGCCGTACTGCCGCATATGATCGAACGCGGATCCGGCTGCATCGTCAACAACGCATCGGTGCTGGGCTGGCGGGCTCAGAAAGGGCAGGCGCACTACGCCGCTGCGAAGGCGGGCGTGATGGCGCTGACGCGCTGCGCGGCACTCGAAGTCGCGGACCACGGCGTGCGCATCAACGCGGTGTCTCCCAGTCTCGCGACGCATCCGTACCTGAACAAGGTGACCCCACAGTCCCTGCTCGACGAACTCGAAGCGCGCGAAGCTTTCGGTCGCGGTGCGGAACCCTGGGAAGTCGCGAACGTGATGGTCTTCCTGGCGAGCGACTACTCGAGCTATATGACCGGTGAGGTCGTCTCCGTCAGCAGTCAGCGAGCCTGA